A portion of the Aphelocoma coerulescens isolate FSJ_1873_10779 chromosome 1, UR_Acoe_1.0, whole genome shotgun sequence genome contains these proteins:
- the TXNDC9 gene encoding LOW QUALITY PROTEIN: thioredoxin domain-containing protein 9 (The sequence of the model RefSeq protein was modified relative to this genomic sequence to represent the inferred CDS: deleted 1 base in 1 codon): MAADTSVDILQKVLENEILQTTKVVEEHLDAEIQKLDQMDEDELERLKQRRLEALKKSQQQKQEWLSKGHGEYREIPSERDFFQEVKESKNVVCHFYRDTTFRCQIMDKHLTVLAKKHIETKFLKLNAEKSPFLCERLRIKVIPTLALIKDGKTQDYVVGFTDLGNTDDFTTETLEWRLGCADVINYSGNLMEPPFQSQKKYGTSFTKLDKKTIEERYMIQILMMTRRAAKYICKSSFVYAWYISKNVFYKAYCFSLHLHIILIFLYSFIQLSHSRKKLKYFFFSFGCHL, from the exons ATGGCTGCTGATACCTCTGTTGATATCCTTCAAAAAGTTCTGGAGAATGAAATACTTCAGACAACCAAGGTTGTGGAAGAACATCTGGATGCTGAAATACAGAAGCTGGACCAAATGGACGAAGATGAATTGGAACGCCTTAAACAGAGGAGGCTTGAGGCCCTAAAAAAgagccagcagcagaaacaa GAGTGGCTTTCAAAAGGACATGGAGAATATAGAGAAATCCCAAGCGAGAGAGACTTTTTCCAAGAAgtcaaagaaagtaaaaatgtggTTTGCCATTTCTATAGAGATACAACATTCAG GTGCCAAATAATGGACAAACATTTGACTGTATTGGCAAAAAAGCACATTGAGACAAAATTCTTGAAATTAAATGCTGAAAAATCTCCTTTCTTGTGCGAGAGACTGCGCATCAAAGTAATTCCCACTCTAGCACTAATAAAAGATGGAAAAACACAAGACTACGTCGTGGGTTTTACTGACCTCGGTAACACTGATGACTTCACTACAGAAACCTTAGAATGGAGATTAGGCTGTGCAGATGTAATTAATTACAG TGGAAACTTGATGGAGCCACCTTTTCAAAGTCAAAAGAAATATGGAACAAGTTTTACGAAGCTGGATAAGAAGACCATC GAGGAAAGATATATGATTCAGATTCTGATGATGACTAGAAGAGCCGctaaatatatttgtaaatCATCTTTTGTTTATGCGTGGTACATTTCTAAGAATGTTTTTTATAAAGCTTACTGCTTTTCATTACATCTGCACATAATTCTCATTTTTCTATACAGTTTTATACAACTGAGTCACAGCAGGAAAAAgcttaagtatttttttttctcttttggatGTCATTTGTAA